One window of the Eschrichtius robustus isolate mEscRob2 chromosome X, mEscRob2.pri, whole genome shotgun sequence genome contains the following:
- the FATE1 gene encoding LOW QUALITY PROTEIN: fetal and adult testis-expressed transcript protein (The sequence of the model RefSeq protein was modified relative to this genomic sequence to represent the inferred CDS: substituted 1 base at 1 genomic stop codon): protein MAGGPPNIREDIEMSTAEELVPGSQGHSXEHVIPAEMKEHGSQSLGVSQRQQKLDLKAAGSAAVWNMAATWSKKVVLNPEADMVAEIGLEELNGLEMEVMRRQSPGATWHHREAVFFTMLLFTGIANLWLGTHTMREFLSLRGPWYFWEQGASPEATPFFCSNRAMQERSEEGKTTAGLGKVYPLGPLPACSSPRGLQRAEPELLQAGSSAGLHVCLPPPPPATVHLEHLSP from the exons ATGGCAGGAGGACCCCCGAACATCAGAGAAGACATAGAAATGTCCACGGCTGAAGAGCTGGTTCCTGGAAGCCAAGGGCATAGCTAAGAGCACGTGATCCCAGCAG AAATGAAGGAGCATGGATCCCAGTCCCTGGGTGTTTCTCAGCGGCAACAGAAGTTGGATCTAAAGGCTGCTGGCTCTGCTGCGGTTTGGAATATGGCTGCAACCTGGTCCAAGAAAGTGGTACT caACCCGGAGGCAGATATGGTCGCTGAGATCGGCCTGGAAGAGCTAAATGGACTGGAGATGGAGGTCATGAGAAGACAG TCACCGGGTGCCACCTGGCACCACAGGGAAGCCGTTTTCTTCACCATGCTGTTGTTCACCGGCATCGCCAACCTCTGGCT TGGGACCCACACAATGAGGGAGTTCCTGAGCCTCCGGGGCCCGTGGTACTTCTGGGAGCAGG GTGCCTCTCCTGAAGCTACTCCTTTCTTCTGCTCCAACCGGGCCATGCAGGAGCGCTCAGAGGAAGGGAAGACCACTGCGGGGCTGGGCAAGGTCTACCCTCTGGGAC CCCTGCCTGCCTGCTCCAGCCCCAGAGGCCTCCAGAGGGCGGAGCCGGAGCTGCTCCAGGCTGGCTCCTCCGCGGGGCTCCACGtgtgcctccccccccccccccctgctACAGTCCACCTGGAGCACCTGTCCCCTTGA
- the CNGA2 gene encoding cyclic nucleotide-gated channel alpha-2 — protein MTEKASGVKSSPANNHSHHAPPAIKVSGEDDHTTSNRPQSAADDDTSSELQRLAAMDAPLQRRGGFRGIACLVGVIREWANKNFREEEPRPDSFLERFCGPELQTVTTQQGDGKGDKDSEGKGTKKKWELFVLDPAGDWYYRWLFVIAMPVFYNWCLLVARACFSDLQKDYYVVWLVLDYFSDVVYIADLFIRLRTGFLEQGLLVKDNKKLRDNYIHTLQFKLDVASVIPTDLIYFAVGVHNPELRFNRLLHFARMFEFFDRTETRTSYPNIFRISNLVLYILVIIHWNACIYYAISKSIGFGVDTWVYPNITDPEHGYLSREYIYCLYWSTLTLTTIGETPPPVKDEEYLFVIFDFLIGVLIFATIVGNVGSMISNMNATRADFQAKIDAVKHYMQFRKVSKEMETKVIRWFDYLWTNKKSVDEREVLKKLPAKLRAEIAINVHLSTLKKVHIFQDCEAGLLVELVLKLRPQVFSPGDYICRKGDIGKEMYIIKEGKLAVVADDGVTQHALLSAGSCFGEISILNIKGSKMGNRRTANIRSLGYSDLFCLSKDDLMEAVTEYPEAKRVLEERGREILMKEGLLDENEVADSIEVDVQEKLEQLETNMETLYTRFACLLAEYTGAQQKLKQRIVVLETKMKQSNEDDYLSDGMNSPKPAAAEKP, from the exons ATGACAGAAAAAGCCAGTGGAGTGAAGAGCTCCCCAGCCAATAACCACAGCCATCATGCACCTCCTGCCATCAAGGTCAGTGGCGAAGATGACCACACGACCAGCAACAG gcCACAGTCTGCGGCCGACGATGACACCTCCTCAGAACTACAGAGGCTGGCAGCGATGGATGCCCCCCTGCAGAGGAGGGGTGGCTTCCGCGG GATTGCCTGCCTGGTGGGGGTCATCAGAGAGTGGGCCAACAAGAATTTCCGCGAGGAGGAGCCCAGACCTGACTCATTCCTTGAGCGTTTCTGTGGGCCTGAGCTCCAGACCGTGACGACACAGCAAGGAGATGGCAAAGGCGACAAGGACAGCGAGGGCAAGGGCACCAA GAAGAAATGGGAACTATTTGTCTTGGACCCAGCTGGTGACTGGTACTACCGCTGGCTATTTGTCATTGCCATGCCTGTCTTCTACAACTGGTGCCTACTGGTGGCCAG AGCCTGCTTCAGTGACCTACAGAAAGATTACTACGTAGTGTGGCTGGTGCTGGACTACTTCTCAGATGTGGTCTACATCGCAGACCTCTTCATCCGATTGCGCACAG GTTTCCTGGAGCAGGGGCTGCTGGTCAAAGATAACAAGAAGTTGCGGGACAACTACATCCACACCCTGCAGTTCAAGCTGGATGTGGCTTCCGTCATCCCTACAGACCTGATCTATTTTGCTGTGGGCGTCCACAACCCTGAGCTGCGCTTCAACCGCCTGCTACACTTTGCCCGCATGTTTGAGTTCTTTGACCGCACTGAGACACGCACCAGCTACCCCAACATCTTCCGCATCAGCAACCTGGTCCTCTACATCTTGGTCATCATCCACTGGAATGCCTGCATCTACTACGCCATCTCCAAGTCCATTGGTTTTGGGGTCGACACCTGGGTTTACCCCAACATCACTGACCCTGAGCACGGCTACCTGTCTAGGGAATACATCTATTGCCTTTACTGGTCTACACTGACCCTCACCACCATTGGGGAGACACCACCCCCTGTAAAAGATGAGGAGTACCtatttgtcatctttgatttcctgaTTGGTGTCCTCATCTTTGCCACCATCGTGGGAAACGTGGGCTCCATGATCTCCAACATGAACGCCACCCGGGCTGATTTCCAGGCCAAGATCGATGCCGTCAAACACTATATGCAGTTCCGAAAGGTCAGCAAGGAGATGGAAACCAAGGTCATTAGGTGGTTTGACTACCTCTGGACCAATAAGAAGAGTGTGGATGAGCGGGAAGTTCTCAAGAAACTGCCAGCCAAGCTGAGGGCTGAGATAGCCATCAACGTCCACCTGTCCACACTCAAGAAAGTGCACATCTTTCAGGATTGTGAGGCTGGCCTGCTGGTGGAGCTGGTATTAAAGCTCCGTCCTCAGGTCTTCAGTCCTGGGGATTACATTTGCCGCAAGGGGGATATTGGGAAGGAGATGTACATAATCAAGGAAGGAAAATTGGCAGTGGTGGCTGATGATGGTGTCACTCAGCATGCCCTGCTCTCGGCTGGGAGTTGCTTTGGAGAGATCAGTATCCTTAACATTAAAGGCAGCAAAATGGGCAATCGACGCACAGCCAATATCCGAAGCCTTGGCTACTCAGATCTCTTCTGCTTGTCCAAGGATGATCTTATGGAAGCTGTGACGGAGTACCCTGAGGCCAAGAGGGTCTTGGAGGAGAGAGGCCGGGAGATCCTGATGAAGGAAGGATTGCTGGATGAGAATGAGGTGGCAGACAGCATCGAGGTGGATGTGCAGGAGAAGCTAGAACAGCTGGAGACCAACATGGAGACCTTGTACACTCGCTTTGCCTGCCTGCTGGCTGAGTACACAGGGGCCCAGCAGAAGCTCAAGCAGCGCATCGT